In Physeter macrocephalus isolate SW-GA chromosome 2, ASM283717v5, whole genome shotgun sequence, a single window of DNA contains:
- the PGLYRP2 gene encoding N-acetylmuramoyl-L-alanine amidase codes for MVVQGILWILYGLLLQPEPGTATLPLRMDSVIQALAELEQKAPATEAGHTASAWLLSALDSCAHNPLHHFLLEGQSLKTTKLDPPSLSPELQGLIVEVARHGVGDGKECGVVLASDGSTVAVEPLLAGLEAGLQGNRVVNLPLDSTATPPDAGVNFPDIGATVPDVRATSPGLRDTSSDITCADVGAVSPNVRATDLDVQVTSPDVQASSADTQAKFPTTVDSLLVVTLARDLGLNFLQGPQTWSHSLGTEGCWDQLSFPRTFTLLDPEASTLTTAFLNGALDGALLGDYLSRSPEPRPPLSRLLSQYYGAGVAGDPGFRSNFRRQNGAALTPTPILTQQVWGALILLQRLEPAHPQLQGMSQEQLAQVATHATKEFTEAFLGCPAIHPRCRWGAAPYQGRPTPLQLPLGFLYVHHTYVPAPPCTDFERCAADMRSMQRFHQHTRGWDDIGYSFVVGSDGYVYEGRGWHWVGAHTLGHNFRGFGVALIGNYTAELPAEAALRAVRDELPRCAVRAGLLRPGYALLGHRQLVRTDCPGDALFNLLRTWPHFDKNVKPRTARRASRRSRRASR; via the exons ATGGTGGTCCAGGGTATCCTATGGATCCTGTATGGATTGCTGCTGCAGCCGGAGCCAGGCACAG CGACCCTGCCCCTGCGCATGGACTCTGTCATCCAGGCACTGGCTGAGCTCGAGCAGAAAGCACCAGCCACCGAGGCTGGCCACACTGCCTCTGCATGGCTGCTGTCAGCCCTGGACTCTTGTGCCCACAACCCTCTCCATCACTTCTTGCTGGAGGGACAGAGTCTCAAGACCACCAAGCTGGATCCTCCTTCACTGAGCCCAGAGCTTCAAGGCCTGATCGTGGAGGTGGCGAGACATGGTGTGGGGGACGGGAAGGAATGCGGGGTGGTGCTGGCATCTGATGGCTCAACCGTGGCTGTGGAGCCTCTTCTggcagggctggaggcagggCTGCAGGGGAACAGGGTCGTAAACCTGCCCTTAGACAGCACGGCCACCCCTCCGGATGCTGGAGTCAACTTTCCAGACATTGGAGCCACGGTTCCTGATGTAAGAGCCACCTCCCCAGGACTCAGGGATACCTCTTCAGATATCACCTGTGCAGATGTCGGAGCTGTGTCTCCAAATGTTAGAGCCACAGATCTAGATGTCCAAGTCACCTCTCCAGATGTCCAAGCCTCCTCAGCAGATACCCAAGCCAAGTTCCCAACCACTGTGGACAGCCTCCTAGTGGTCACCCTGGCCAGAGACCTGGGCCTGAACTTCCTCCAGGGCCCCCAGACCTGGAGCCATTCACTGGGAACTGAGGGCTGCTGGGACCAGCTCTCTTTTCCCCGGACCTTCACGCTCCTGGACCCTGAAGCATCAACCCTCACCACGGCCTTCCTCAATGGTGCCCTGGATGGGGCCCTCCTTGGAGACTACCTGAGCCGGTCCCCTGAGCCCCGGCCACCCCTCAGCCGCCTGCTGAGCCAGTACTATGGAGCCGGGGTAGCAGGAGACCCAGGATTTCGCAGCAACTTCCGACGGCAGAACGGAGCTGCTCTGACTCCAACTCCCATTCTGACCCAGCAGGTATGGGGGGCCCTCATCCTGCTACAGAGGCTGGAGCCAGCACACCCTCAACTTCAGGGTATGAGCCAAGAACAGCTGGCACAGGTGGCCACCCACGCTACCAAGGAGTTCACTGAGGCCTTCCTAG GGTGTCCAGCCATTCACCCACGTTGCCGCTGGGGCGCGGCCCCGTACCAGGGCCGCCCGACGCCGCTGCAGCTGCCGCTCGGGTTCTTGTATGTACACCACACATACGTTCCCGCGCCACCCTGCACGGACTTTGAGCGCTGCGCCGCCGACATGCGCTCTATGCAGCGCTTCCACCAGCATACTCGCGGCTGGGACGACATAGGCTACAG TTTCGTGGTGGGCTCAGACGGCTACGTGTACGAGGGCCGCGGCTGGCACTGGGTGGGTGCACACACACTCGGCCACAACTTTCGCGGCTTTGGCGTGGCCTTGATAGGCAACTACACTGCGGAGCTGCCCGCAGAGGCCGCGCTGCGCGCGGTGCGCGACGAGCTCCCGCGCTGCGCTGTGCGCGCCGGCCTCCTGCGGCCAGGCTACGCGCTGCTCGGCCACCGCCAGCTCGTGCGCACCGACTGCCCTGGCGACGCGCTCTTCAACCTGCTGCGCACCTGGCCTCACTTCGACAAG AATGTGAAACCAAGAACTGCCAGGAGGGCCTCTAGGAGATCCAGGAGGGCCTCTAGGTGA